TCGGCGGTGGCGGTGGCGACGGCGGATTGGCGGGAGGTGTCCTCGGCCGAGGAGGCGATCTGGGCGGAGGTCGCCGACAGCTCCTCGGCCGACCCGGCCAGGGCATCGGCGTTCTGGACCACCGTCGACATGACCTCACGGATGCGTCCGAGCGCTGCGTCGAGCGAGGCGCCCATGCGGCCGAGCTCGTCGTTGCTGGTGAGCCCGGCGCTCGCGTTGAGGTCACCCGCGGCGAGGGCGTCCGTGGTGCTCTGGACGCGGCGCGCGTTTCGGGCGATCGCGTTCGCCACCAGGTAGCCCAGCCCGAGCGCCAGGGCGATGCCGACCACGAGCAGCACGACCGCGACCACGACCTGCGAGTGGTAGGTGTCGCGACCCTGCTGGTCGCTGTGCGCGGCCTCGGCCGACTCGGCGGCCACCAGCTTGTCGAGCGTGGCCATCATGGACTTGCCGATGGGCGAGACCTGCGCGGTGTTCGCGTCGATCCACCCGGCACGATCGCCGGCCAGGGCCAGCGGCGCGAGCACCGTGCGCTGGATGTCGATGTACTTGGCACCTGCGGTACGCAGGTCCCCGGCGAGCGCGACGTAGTCCTCGTCGGGCTGCATGGCCAGGAAGTCGTCGAGGGTCTTGGTGAACGCGGTGTAGTCGGCGTTCATCGTGTCGATCGCGGCCTGCGACCTGGCCCGGGTGAGCTCGAGCGGTGCGGCGCGCGCGTCCAGGCGCAGCGTCAGGAACGACGCCTGCATCCGGCCGACGCTCGCGAGCTGGCGGGTGTTCTCCTGATAGATGTCGTGACCGTGGCCGGCGACCTCGCCCAGTGAGCGGATGCCCAGCACGCCCACGATCACGGCGACCAGGCACCCCAGCGCGACGGCCGCGAGGATCTTGACCTTGACGCCACGGTCGGCGAACCAGCGCGTGGCGCTGCTCGCGCGCGACGGGCTCTGTGCTGCGGTGCTACCAGCGGACACCTGAGATCCTCACGGTCGACGGGCCGGGGACGATCCCGGCCTCACGCGGGTCCGATCGACCGGGCACCGGCGAGGTTGAGGGCATCGGCCAGGGTGACCCGGCGGGAACGGCCAAGATCGTTCGCTGCGCGTCCGTCGGTGTCGTCGGACGTCCTGGCGGTGCGCGTACGTCCGTCGCGGCGGGAACCGTGGCCGGTCGTCGGCGCGAACATCAGATGTGGCACCTCCCGTCCTCGATATCGTGCTCCCGTGCCTCGACGAGGCGGGCGCGTTGCCGTGGGTGCTCGAGCGGATCCCGCCCGGCGCCCGGGCGGTCGTCGTCGACAACGGCTCCACGGACGGCTCCGTCGAGCTCGCCCGGGCCGCCGACGCCTTCGTGATCGGCTGCGAGCAGCGCGGTTACGGGGCGGCCTGCCACGCCGGTCTGCTCGCCGCGAGCGCGGAGTACGTCGCGGTCTGCGACTGTGACGCGTCCGTGGACCCGGGGCAGGCCATGGTCATGCTCGACGTGCTGCGTGCCGGCGCCGATCTCGCGGTGGCGCGGCGCAGGTCACCGCGCGGCACGATGCCGGTGCACGCCCGCGTCGCCAATCTCGAGCTCGCGCGTCGCGTCCGCCGCCGCACCGGCGCCCCGCTGCGCGACATCGGCCCGTTGCGGGTGGCGCGGCGGCTGTCCCTGCTCGACCTGGGCCTCGCCGACCGTCGCAGCGGCTATCCGGTCGAGACCGTCGTCCGTGCCGCGGACGCCGGCTGGACGATCGTCAACGTCGACGTCGCGTACCTGCCGCGCACCGGACGCTCGAAGGTCACCGGGACGCTGCGCGGCACCGTCCAGGCCGTCCGCGACAT
The nucleotide sequence above comes from Jatrophihabitans endophyticus. Encoded proteins:
- a CDS encoding MCP four helix bundle domain-containing protein, with product MSAGSTAAQSPSRASSATRWFADRGVKVKILAAVALGCLVAVIVGVLGIRSLGEVAGHGHDIYQENTRQLASVGRMQASFLTLRLDARAAPLELTRARSQAAIDTMNADYTAFTKTLDDFLAMQPDEDYVALAGDLRTAGAKYIDIQRTVLAPLALAGDRAGWIDANTAQVSPIGKSMMATLDKLVAAESAEAAHSDQQGRDTYHSQVVVAVVLLVVGIALALGLGYLVANAIARNARRVQSTTDALAAGDLNASAGLTSNDELGRMGASLDAALGRIREVMSTVVQNADALAGSAEELSATSAQIASSAEDTSRQSAVATATA
- a CDS encoding glycosyltransferase family 2 protein; amino-acid sequence: MLPCLDEAGALPWVLERIPPGARAVVVDNGSTDGSVELARAADAFVIGCEQRGYGAACHAGLLAASAEYVAVCDCDASVDPGQAMVMLDVLRAGADLAVARRRSPRGTMPVHARVANLELARRVRRRTGAPLRDIGPLRVARRLSLLDLGLADRRSGYPVETVVRAADAGWTIVNVDVAYLPRTGRSKVTGTLRGTVQAVRDMSAVLAR